The following proteins are co-located in the Tripterygium wilfordii isolate XIE 37 chromosome 2, ASM1340144v1, whole genome shotgun sequence genome:
- the LOC120008402 gene encoding dof zinc finger protein DOF1.7-like, translating into MQDQSTFQLQATNLQFPEKEQLKCPRCDSNNTKFCYYNNYNLSQPRHFCKNCKRYWTKGGALRNIPVGGGTRKNNHNNNNKKRSSNNHHPKRPKPAVDPDLTQTENPSQAAAGMGLDSEHARIYRSPLDQERKILDVSGSFSSLLASSGQFDGLLEGLNRNGSNLNPGPDPRLQLNGVGPSGNDSEDGDSSCWNGNSNRRSDLAIYTPGSSFQ; encoded by the coding sequence ATGCAGGACCAATCAACATTTCAATTACAGGCAACGAATCTACAGTTTCCGGAGAAAGAGCAGCTGAAATGTCCTCGCTGTGACTCCAACAACACAAAATTCTGCTACTACAACAACTACAACCTCTCTCAACCCCGCCACTTCTGCAAGAACTGCAAGAGATATTGGACCAAAGGTGGGGCTCTTAGGAACATCCCCGTCGGCGGTGGCACCCGCAAGAACAAccataacaacaacaacaagaagcGATCCTCCAACAACCACCATCCCAAACGCCCGAAACCCGCTGTAGATCCTGACTTGACCCAAACCGAAAACCCATCACAAGCAGCCGCGGGTATGGGTCTGGATTCCGAGCACGCGCGGATTTACAGGTCGCCCTTGGATCAGGAGAGGAAGATTCTGGATGTCAGTGGTAGCTTTAGCTCGCTATTGGCGTCGAGTGGACAATTCGATGGTCTTTTGGAAGGGCTGAATCGAAATGGGTCGAATTTGAATCCGGGTCCAGACCCGAGATTGCAACTGAATGGTGTTGGACCTAGTGGTAATGATAGTGAAGATGGGGATTCAAGTTGTTGGAATGGAAATAGTAACAGAAGGTCAGACTTAGCTATTTACACTCCAGGTTcaagttttcaatag